ATCTTAGAGATTAAAGAACTCATttatttagttttcaaaaaaaaacgATGGATTTTTGTCGTTGGTCCGGTGGATAAACACCAATAAGTTTAATACTTGATCACATGAAGTTTTGAAATTAGACTACATGCTTAAAATAAGCCTATTTGCTGCGTTAACATGATGCACATCTAGTTTAGGATGGAAAgatagagaaaatcaaaagataCCTAAAACCTCTGGAACTTGGAGAAGACTTTTGAGAGAAAATCTCCCTTGAACATAATTGCAAACCCTTTTCCCTCCACACCTTTCATCTTCCATGAATCTCTCTAGCAGTACTAAAAACTTTTGGAATTCTCCTGCCACATTGGAGTGCAAGATGCAATTTTGAGAGCTAGAACTTGCATAAGACTTCACTTTTTTGTATTGATGATGGAGAGCTTCCCAGGACAAGCATGACTGAGCCACATAAACCATTTCAAAGTCACTTTCTAGGCTTCTTAACAGCCTTTTTCTGGCCTTTGTGCTACATGGGATATGCGAGACTGAGAAATCCACTTGCTCAATTCTTTCTAATGAGTTAGGTGATTCCAATTGCTTGTTCAAGATTGTATCTAACATAACCATGTATACAAAGTCAAGAAAATAATCACTTCTAGCAACATATATATAgtactaaaatatttatttagttaagaTGCAGTTTGTGAACATGAACATCTTCtttatttctaaattaacaaTTGAATAAACACCTAATCCCACAACGCTCCCCCTGTTTATACATGAACTGCTTAAATTGTTTCATGTGCTCTAGGGTTCTAGTGTACAAATTGTCCTTGACTATACCATTGGTATGTTATGATGTGCAAATGACATGGCATAGAAGAtgttgcatgttaatttgatgaATGAACATGAAAAATTTTGCTGTGACATGACATATAATATGATGAATGAAAACCTACTTATTCCACATGTTCTGTCGTAATTCAGTATGTCAAACCATCTCATTCTTTCAGCgtaatttttgtaaaatgtatCAGATTCTTCCTTGTCACGTCCATTAGTTACTTCTCTTGCTATGACTGGGGAATTGGAGTCACAATTTGATGACCAATGCTCATTCATGTCTAAATATGTGGCTGGTAAATCAGAGCTAGAAGAGGAACTCATACAGTCACTAGAATTTACTTCTTCCACTGATAAATTGAAGCTACAAATGGATGACAAATGCTCATTGATACTTGTATCTTCATCGGGATCAAACATTGTTTCTTCTGATCTTTCATCCACATGAAGAATTGAATCTTCATAGTCATTCTTTACTTCTAATTTGTACATCTGAATGTTGTATATTGTCAGCTTGCACGGTGTAGTTGCAAGGCTGGAACACATATAtgaatcaaaattttgattttgactGAAACCCTGTAGAGTTTCAAAATACTCATCCTCTTCTGCTACTTCTGCAGTGTTCAATCTAGTGAATGGGAAAAAGTCAGAGAGACCACTTCTAGAAAGTATAAAATTACATAAACCAAGAAAAGAAGTTATAAGAGGAAGAATGACTATTAATAAAAGCCATTCCCTTAGCAATTGGAGCCACAGGAAGATCTggcaaataaaaagaacaaaggGATTGATAAAAAAACTCAAGCAAAACCATTTTCGAAATCCATCTGGGATGATTACAGATTCAATAATGAACCAACAGGATATAAGAAAAGCCATTATCAGACTAACTTCTTCATGAGTTCTACCTACTCATTTGGAAATGTCTAGTCCTAAAGGTAGTGTGTATTGGACCTATTGGTATGATTCCTTGATTCTATATATAAGTTTGAGGAGTTGTTATCGATGAAACATCCAGGAAAGATAATCTTTGGAAATTTGTTATCCAATAAACTAACAATAGCCGTTAGTAGGTCACATGAGAGAATAATAGTTTTATAATCTTTTCACTTTTCtatcaagaaaaacaaaacttgaCTTAGAATATACCTTTTAAATTTCATGACTAATCTTTTCGTtgatattttaacaattttatacTCCCATGCTTACTCGGATCCTATCCAACTCCAAAGTCATTcactaatacatttttttttctttggtcagaattctctagtggatttgaaaattaatatatttgtaCAAAACTTGATTATCATCATTAATTAGAATGATAtcgattttttttcttttggcttaCAACGAGTTCGGAAGTGGGGATTCTAGTCTAAGTTCTCACAAGAATAACCATAAATACTATTGAGCCACAAGGCTATTGGCATATCGAATCAGACCTTGATTATATTCTGCATGGCAAGTGATATCAACTTGGGCTCTCCCCAAAATTTCAGGAACAAGCTGTACATGGATTGTCCTAAAATAATGTTAGGAAGGAGTTGTTTTATTGTTTACTGTTATTAACCAATTTGGGAAAATATGAGGGATATAAATGATGATCTTTCTTTAATGATTTCCTTAGTTGTTAATAAAGTACATGAAAGTTTGAGTTTTACCAATACTGAAGACGGGTGAACAAATTTTTGCAATTATGAAAAAAGCAATGGCAAACAACCGGCCGGGACCAATACATAATTTTTGGATGGTGCTACGTCATGACTCATAAGTTGGGGGACGTAAGTGCTTGTTCTTTTCTCATACTCAAAAGGATAATCATGAAGCAAGTCAATTACTTTTCTATCTCACCTAACctcattaaattttataaaaataaaaaataaaaaaataaaaaccaaaaatgtgACTTTACGTAAGCATGGACGTCTCTTAACTAGTTCTTTTTTATGTCATGTGAAGCAAAATAGGAGTTTCCAAACTTCATAGTTCATCCTGTGGCTCTCAGATATTATATTGCTATTATTATGTAGAGAGCAATATTATATGGAGAAGTGGGTGCAGTGGGCTCTCTAAATTTCATGTCATGTTCCTCCTCATTTAGCAAATCAGTTGCCAAATATTGGAACTTTCAATATTTCTCATTTCGATTCTAGCAATTTAAGTGGATTATAATTTGAAAGTGTCAACTTTTAGGTGTGCTATATCCCCTGATGTGGAGATTGTTATTGACAGATAAGTGATAACCATTGAAACATTTAATTGTAACAGATTTattgatattttcaaatgtatTAGTTTAACAAAACTGCATTtttccctataaaaaaaaaaaaagaaaaaagaaaaacaaaactgcATTTAATTTATGTTATATAAATGTGGCTTTTGCTCAAGCTCTCACATTGTTTTCTGGATGAAccattggcaaaaaaaaaaaaaatttaagatgaaCCAACCAAAATTTACCCTTCAATTTGATTGCACACATCCAATGATATGAATGCTAACCATATAGTTCTTATATTTATCACGCTGGAGATATGGTTGGAAATATGGATGATGAAGGAGCATTATATTGACAGGAGTTGTACTAAACAATTAACAATGAACCCTATTCAATTTCATCTCTTAGGAGTTATTTTGAAGAATGGTGGATTTGTAAACTTATAACTTGTACATTTACATGGAAAGCCTAGTTCCAATTACAATAGGAAAGGAGTTTAACACCGCATACCTTTGGTAAATGTTTGTGGGGATGTGGGGGGTAAGGGGCgagattcaagtctccaaaagtAAGTTTGACAtgtatatacacttagattaaattatAGTAGAATTTATatcctgtaaaaaaaaaacttttaaaaaaggAGAGGTTGATTGAAAATAGGGGTGTGCAGGCGTGCAGCCAACCCACCAACCCGTCAAAACCGACCTGACCCGACTCGACCCACCAAGTTGGATCGGTTTTTAGTGGTtggcgggttgggttgggttgggttatgaaatttttttaatagtgggtcgggttgggtgTGGGTCATAGCAATCACAAACTCACCTAACCCGATCCacctatatatttaaaatttaaattatatatatttagaaatatattatatcattaataatgttttttcATATTCGGCTCTTCCTATCTAAAACTCAATTACCTTGCAAACCCTAACAATCTTATTTCTCTCTCTGCTACCTCCCACTCTCACTCTCCCATTTCGCTCTTATTTGTTTATAACTGACTTGGAATACTAgttcatgtatattttgtttatcaactcaATTTGATACGTTTTGTTTATAACTAAGTTAGAATACTagtttatgaatattttatttatcaactcAAGTAGCTGGtggtgggttccaattagctcaactggtaaaaaatttgggattcaatccccgcctacaccaaaaactgattggtgtcttaatctGATGACAAAGAGCGCTCATCAGGAGCAAaagccataggttgaaactctctccaaaaaaaaaaaaaaactcaagtgGCAGGTGggatatatatttttcctactcaagttaataataatagtagtaataaatatataaaaactgtCAAATCCATGAGTTCAATCCAACCTAACCCGATTTATGTGGGTTGAGTTGTAACCCtgtgttgggttgggtttttttaaCCCCCTCAACCCTATTCATGCACACCCTTAATTGAAAACATCATATATAGAAATCCTACATGGTTACTAGTCGACTCTctgtttatcatttttttttaccaacttCCCCAAGCCTTATGGCTTAGGGGCACAATATTCCGACTAACGGGCAGGTGTGTCACTGTTTATCATTAGGTAATGTCTCTGATTGTGATTGGTATCCTGAGCTTTTTTCTAGTTGGAGGAAAAATGCATTGAGAGGAAAGTTGGAGACTTAAAACTGGAAGGATGGGAAGCATGGACAAAAGGATAGATGTTTTTCAAGTAATGTTCCAACTATCGCACTTGTTATCATGTACGTTCCTAAACCAAAAGAGTATGTGAGGTGTGACTCTGTTTTAGCTGAACCAACTTCAAAAATTGCACCATAATCAACTATAAACAATCAAAATCATTTATGATTCAATATGTGAAATAACTAACTATTGAAGGACAAAAGAAACATTACCCTTTTATTGACTATCAATcgaaaaataagataaattaacgttcaacaacaaacaataagacCCCACGAAAACATAAGCTGCTTGAAATACATTATTATAACCAGAAGCCAGACAAATACATCCACTCATTTCAACTCGTAATGGAAATTTTCCTTTAGTTTGACTCAGCTGGGAGCTCTATGTGAAGGAAACTCTTCTTTCCTGATCAAACTGCAAACAGACGCGTGTTGAAAGAAGCCCTGCAAAGCCCTTTGACAAACAACCTTCAACCGCACATGGAGACTTGGAAGAGCACAATGGACTATTATGTCTCGTGATTTCCATGCAATCATCTGTACTATTACCTGGTGGATTATCCTCCCAGTTTGCCGGTCTGGGAGCAGTCAGCCTGATTCTCTTAAAACTCAAAGCAGGATCCAGGTCTGTATAGTGGGGGAAGGTGGATGAGGACCTCATTTCATCCTGTTGAAGGTCCTCAAGTACCTTCCTCTTCAAACCAGGAAAATCTTTCAATCCTGTGACAAAACCACCAAATTGTTGGACCAAAACTCATATTCTGTTGCATACAAGCCTCTATTTCAGTGAACAATTAAAATCAACCTATATGTTTTTGCAATGGATTGACATACCAGGAAGAGGTTCCTCAAATACGGATGACTGGGATTCTGAACTACCACAGTTACAGAAGAAGTTAGCATTATCATTAGTTCCCGATACCCTGCACAACAAAAGATACATTAGTCATTAAATCTCTGAGATGCCAAATTAGCAAAGGGAGAAAGTGCAGCATTAGTCAATCATAATTAAATATCAAAAGTTTTTCTGCTTTTTTTGTGCATATATTCCTGGCACAACTCTTATAATGAAGTGGAAGAGCCTATCTAATATAATGGTCCAGTACCAGGAACTCCAAGCCTTAGCCACATCACTGACACATTAAACCAAAGTCCACGTATCTACAATGAACTCCACTGGTAGCTTGCTTTTCCATTTGTAAGTGAGCTcccaaaatataattaaaataaaaatagatcgTTTCATTTGAAGGTAACACACACCCCCCATAGATTTGAAGCCACAACTTCACCCCTAACCGTTTTTATAGAGGAGGCGCCATTTGACCTAGAGCTCATCAGCACAAAATTAAAGAATGCACATACTCAAATAACTAAAACTTGAGGCAGACCACTCACATGAACTAATTTCTCCAAAATATGTATGGTTCCCGGTTTTTTCTTTGAGGAACTGAAATTTTTCTCATAATGATAAAAGAATACATTGAAACTGGCCCC
This genomic stretch from Castanea sativa cultivar Marrone di Chiusa Pesio chromosome 1, ASM4071231v1 harbors:
- the LOC142621718 gene encoding uncharacterized protein LOC142621718 isoform X2, whose protein sequence is MAFLISCWFIIESVIIPDGFRKWFCLSFFINPFVLFICQIFLWLQLLREWLLLIVILPLITSFLGLCNFILSRSGLSDFFPFTRLNTAEVAEEDEYFETLQGFSQNQNFDSYMCSSLATTPCKLTIYNIQMYKLEVKNDYEDSILHVDERSEETMFDPDEDTSINEHLSSICSFNLSVEEVNSSDCMSSSSSSDLPATYLDMNEHWSSNCDSNSPVIAREVTNGRDKEESDTFYKNYAERMRWFDILNYDRTCGINTILNKQLESPNSLERIEQVDFSVSHIPCSTKARKRLLRSLESDFEMVYVAQSCLSWEALHHQYKKVKSYASSSSQNCILHSNVAGEFQKFLVLLERFMEDERCGGKRVCNYVQGRFSLKSLLQVPEVLGFLDVVKEEVKAETLNIKEVLKVIEQCIQAFWEFLETDNRKSWWKFSCSLGINPPVEDPRSLHLLADLTKRLQKELWLKHLQGKKRCWFKKVVNPPKESQKMEILCTMIDMKLVSRVLQMPLVTTSQLQWCKEKIDNIEFKEGIIIRACTGPLFPS
- the LOC142621718 gene encoding uncharacterized protein LOC142621718 isoform X1; amino-acid sequence: MAFLISCWFIIESVIIPDGFRKWFCLSFFINPFVLFICQIFLWLQLLREWLLLIVILPLITSFLGLCNFILSRSGLSDFFPFTRLNTAEVAEEDEYFETLQGFSQNQNFDSYMCSSLATTPCKLTIYNIQMYKLEVKNDYEDSILHVDERSEETMFDPDEDTSINEHLSSICSFNLSVEEVNSSDCMSSSSSSDLPATYLDMNEHWSSNCDSNSPVIAREVTNGRDKEESDTFYKNYAERMRWFDILNYDRTCGINTILNKQLESPNSLERIEQVDFSVSHIPCSTKARKRLLRSLESDFEMVYVAQSCLSWEALHHQYKKVKSYASSSSQNCILHSNVAGEFQKFLVLLERFMEDERCGGKRVCNYVQGRFSLKSLLQVPEVLGFLDVVKEEVKAETLNIKEVLKVIEQCIQAFWEFLETDNRKSWWKFSCSLGINPPVEDPRSLHLLADLTKRLQKKELWLKHLQGKKRCWFKKVVNPPKESQKMEILCTMIDMKLVSRVLQMPLVTTSQLQWCKEKIDNIEFKEGIIIRACTGPLFPS